GTTCGGTCCAGGCCATGCTGCCGGCCGCCGACGTGTTCCCGTACACCATCCGCGTGGTCTCGGAAATCACCGAATCCAACGGTTCCAGCTCCATGGCTTCGGTCTGTGGCGCTTCGCTGGCCCTGATGGACGCCGGTGTGCCGATGAAAGCCCCGGTTGCCGGTATCGCCATGGGCCTGGTCAAGGAAGGTGACAAGTTCGCCGTCCTGACCGACATCCTCGGTGACGAAGACCACCTCGGCGACATGGACTTCAAGGTAGCCGGTACCGCCAAAGGCGTTACCGCGCTGCAGATGGACATCAAGATCAACGGCATCACCGAAGAGATCATGGAAATCGCCCTGGGCCAGGCCCTGGAAGCGCGCCTGAACATCCTCGGCCAGATGAACCAGATCATCGGCGAGTCGCGTACCGAGCTGTCGGCCAACGCCCCGACCATGATCGCGATGAAGATCGACACCGACAAGATCCGTGACGTCATCGGCAAAGGCGGCGCCACCATCCGCGCCATCTGCGAAGAGACCAAGGCTTCGATCGACATCGAAGACGACGGTTCGATCAAGATCTTCGGCGAAACCAAGGAAGCGGCGGATGCTGCCAAGCAGCGCATCCTGGGCATCACCGCCGAGGCCGAGATCGGCAAGATCTACGTCGGCAAGGTCGAGCGCATCGTCGATTTCGGCGCCTTCGTCAACATCCTGCCGGGCAAGGACGGCCTGGTGCACATCTCCATGCTGAGCGATGCTCGCGTCGAGAAAGTCACCGACGTGCTGAAGGAAGGCCAGGAAGTCGAAGTGCTGGTACTGGACGTGGACAACCGCGGCCGTATCAAGCTGTCGATCAAGGACGTCGCTGCCGCCAAGGCATCCGGTGTCTAAGCCCTGAGCGGCTGAAGAAGGACCCTTCGGGGTCCTTTTTTTTGGCCTGCCGCGGCCCCCGCAGGGCTGGCGAAGCAGGCGGCGCGACGATTGGTTCGCCGGCAAGCCGGCTCCTACGGGGTTTTGGCCTTGCATCTTGCATTCAGGTTTGCGCCGCAGCTTGCAAAATGCACGACGCCAAGTATTTTGGAATCTAGCTAAGTTATTGATTTATAAGGAATCAAGCGAAACGAAAAAACTGGCACAGCCCCTGCAACATCACTCCTACCTGACGCCAGGAACCACGGCGCAGACCTTTCGAAAAACAGGAGTGACTCACATGAAGAAGTTCGCCATTGCTGCCGCTACTGCTACCGCTCTGACCCTGACCATGGCCAACGCAGCTTTCGCTGCCCAGTCCACCCAGGCCCCGATGACGCTTGCGGCCGGTGAGGTGACCAAAGCCAAGGAAGCCACTTCCGACACCTGGATCACCACCAAGGTGAAGGCTGACCTGATGACCGAGAAAGGCGTGCCAGGCAGTGACATCAAGGTCGAAACCAACAAGGGTGTAGTGTCGCTGTCCTCGGACGTGGCCATCACCGATGCGCAGAAAGAGATGGCAGTGGCCATCGCCAAGAAGATCAAAGGCGTGCAGGCCGTCTCGGCGGATGGCCTGAAGTCTGAATAAGGAATGTCCCGTCGGCCAAAAGGAGTTGGCCACCCCTTCAAGCAAAAGCCCCGGCATCTGCCGGGGTTTTTGTGCATGCCCGCCTCAACACTCTCACCGCTGCGGATTACACGCGACCACATCGCCCTCGAAGCACACCTGCTCGACAATCAACGGCTCCACCAATGGCCGACTGTCGCGAAAATGCGCGGTCTGGGTATGGGCGTCGTACGCGGCATCGTCCTGGTAGATCTCGTACAAGTAAATCACGTCGGGGTCATCCCGGTCCTGCGCTACATCGAACACCAGGCAGCCCGGCTCGGTGGCCACCGAGGCGGCGGCATTGGCCTGGATGGCGCTCAGGAAGGCATCGGCACTGCCGGGTTTGACGCGGGTCTTGATAAACAGGCTATACACAGGGTGCTCCTTTTGTTTTAAATTCACAGTAGAATTGTATACAAAAAAGGAGCCTTGCCCATGTCCGATCTACCTGTGCGTCCTGGTCGCTTGAATGGCCTGCGTCACATTGCCCTGTTGGTCCCCAACCTGGAGGAGTGCGAGCGTTTCTATGTCGATGTGCTGGGCATGGAGGTGCTGAACCGGGCCAACGAAGACCTGGTGTACCTGACCTGCGGCAACGACAACCTGTCGCTGGGGCGCGGGGCAGGGGCGGCCAATGGGCTGCAGACCCTGGATCACTATGGCTTCATTGTCGACAGCGTCGAGGAACTGGAGGCCTGGTACCAGTACTTCAAGGCCCGTGGGGTGACCTTGCTGGATCGTCCGTTCAACCATGGCGATGGCGCGCGCAGCTTCCATTTGCTGGATCCGGCGGGGAACAAGGTGCAGCCGCTGTATCACCCGGCGGTGTCGGGGCAGCGGCTGGCCTGAGGGAATGCTGTAGGAGCCGGCCTTGCCGGCGAACACCGGCTTGGCCGGTGCCTGCTTCGCCAGCAAGGCTGGCTCCTACAGGCGAACGCGGATCGGATACCTACTCGGCATCCAGGTGCATCGGCGTCACCACGCGCCCGTCGCTTTCGGCCTGACCGAGGTTGGTGTCGATGAAGTACACCCGGTCATCCTCAAGCTGCCCCTTGTCCACCAGGTAATCCTTGATGCTGCTGGCACGCGCCTGGCCAAGGTTGCGCAGCAACACGGCGCTCTGCGCCCAGGACGTGATCACCGCCTCGCGCAGCTTGGCGGTGCGCTCGTCGCGGCCGAGCTTTTCCCACTCGGCGGGCGGCTGCTGCTTGAGGCGGTTACGGTAGATGCCTTCGAGCATCGGCGGTTTGTCGCTGTCGTCGATCACCAGCAACGAGGCGTTGGCCGGAACCTTGTCGCCACGGCGTTGCAGGATCTTGTACCAGGTGGCCTGGTATTCGCGTTCCAGGCGCTGCTGGGCGATCAGCGGGCCGTCGCTGCTTTGCGCGGCGGTGCCTTCGATCTCCAGGCGCAGCTCTGGGCGCTCCTTGAGCGCCGAGGCCAGCTTGTCGAGGGACGATTGCACCTCGGGGGTCAGGTCGCTGGAGCCGGCGGCGAACGAGACGTTGCCCAGGTCTTGCGAACCTCCGCCCGAGACCAGCCCGCCAAGCAGCTTGAACGGCGCCTGGGCCGCGCGCAACACCAGGTTGCGCAGGGTCTGCCAGACAATCGGCATCACGCTGAACTGCGGGTTGTTGAGATCGCCCGATACCGGCAGCTCGATGGAGATCTTGCCTTCGGTGTCCTTGAGCAATGCCACCGCCAGGCGGATCGGCAGGTCCACCGCGTCCGGGCTGTCGACCTTCTCACCCAGCTGCAACTGTTCGACCACCACCTTGTTCTCGGCCTTGAGCTGGCCATTGGTGATCAGGTAGTGCAGGTCGAGGTTCAGGCGGCCCTTGCGGATGCGCAAACCCGCGAACTTGCCCGAGTAGGGCGTCAGGGTGGTCAGTTCGACGCGCTTGAAGCTGGTGGCGATATCCAGGCTGGCCATCGGGTCGAACGGATTGAGCGCCCCCTTGATGGTCACCGGCGCATAGCGGTCGACCTTGCCCTTGATATCCACCTTGGCCGGCATCGGCTTGCGGTTGTCGATGGTGCCGATCTGGCCGTTGAGTTGTTGCACGGCGGTGGCGAAGTTCGGCGTCAGGGTCAGGTCGGCGAAGTTGGCCGAACCGTCGTTGATGCTGATCTGGCCGATATGGATACCCAGCTCCTTGCCGCTGCCGGCGGCAGCTGGTTTGCTCGTGGCCGGGGCAGGCTTGTCGGCGGGCTGTGGGATCAGCAGGTCGTCGACGTTGGTGGTGCGGTCTTCGTTGATGATGAAGCGCGCATAGGGCTGCAGCAGGGTCACCTTGTCGATCGACAGGGCGTCGCCGTGCACGTACGCCAGGCCATCGACGTTGACCTGCTGCCATTTGACGAAGTCGCGGTTCTTGATGGTATCCAGGGTATGCAACTGGCTGGCCTGGGCCTTGCCGGTGATGCTGAAGGCCAGCGGCTCGGTGCTCTTGAGGTCGACCTTGAGGTCGCTGGAGAGCATGCCGCTGCGCAACTCGAGGCGGATGAACGGGCTGATGTAGGCCTGGGCCACGCGCAGGTCGATATCGCGGGTGGCGACCTCGAGCTTGGCGGTCACCGGGGCCAGGTTGACCTGGCCGGCAGCTTGCAGCTTGCCCTGCTTGCCCACCCCGGTGTCGAGCTTGAGGGTGAAGGGCGACTGGTTGAGGCTGTCGAAGTTCTGCAAGTCGAGGTTCAGCGGGCCGACATCCAGCGCCACCGGTTCCTTCTGGCTACGGTCGGCCAGGTGCACCATGTAGTTGCGCGCCTGTACGTCCTTGAGCAGCACCTGCCAGGGCTTGCTTGGCGTGGCGGCGGCCTTTTCCTGGTCGCTCGGTTCGGCAGTGGCTGGCTCGGCCTTTTCCTTGGGGGTGGCCTTGTCTGGCTGGCTGGCGAACAGCTTCTGCCAGTCGAGCTGGCCGTCTTTTTCCAGGGCGGCCCAGGTCTCGAGCTTTTCGCTGCGGATCTTGCCGACCGTGACCAGCTGCTTGGCCAGGTCGATGGAGGTCTCGCTCACCTCGAGGCTGGCCAGGCGCGCCAGCGGGCGGCCGTCCGGGGCCTTGATGGCGAAGGGCGCGACCCGGACCGAGGTGTTGTCGAGCAGCAGCTCGGTCTCCTTGGCCAGGTTGAGCTTGTAGTGGGTATCGAGGCTGACCATGCCGTCTTCCAGCACCAATGGCACGGCATCGCGCACGTAGGGCCAGAACAGCTTCATCTTGCCGTCGCTGATCTTCAGGGTGCCTTCGGAGGCAATCGGCGTCAGGCTCAGGGTGCCGCTCCAGTCGATGCGTCCACCGGCCGGGCCGTTGGCCACCAGGGTCATGTCGGCGTTGTCGTCGGGCAGGGTGCTGAGGTTCTTCAGCTCGAGGTTCATCGAGTCGTAGAGGAACTCGATCGGCTCGCTCGGGCGCAGGTCCTCGAAGTGCAGGTAGCCTTCGTTGAGCTTGATGCTGGCAATGCGTACCGGGAACGGATCGCTGG
The window above is part of the Pseudomonas muyukensis genome. Proteins encoded here:
- a CDS encoding VOC family protein, which encodes MSDLPVRPGRLNGLRHIALLVPNLEECERFYVDVLGMEVLNRANEDLVYLTCGNDNLSLGRGAGAANGLQTLDHYGFIVDSVEELEAWYQYFKARGVTLLDRPFNHGDGARSFHLLDPAGNKVQPLYHPAVSGQRLA
- a CDS encoding BON domain-containing protein, which encodes MKKFAIAAATATALTLTMANAAFAAQSTQAPMTLAAGEVTKAKEATSDTWITTKVKADLMTEKGVPGSDIKVETNKGVVSLSSDVAITDAQKEMAVAIAKKIKGVQAVSADGLKSE
- a CDS encoding putative quinol monooxygenase, translated to MYSLFIKTRVKPGSADAFLSAIQANAAASVATEPGCLVFDVAQDRDDPDVIYLYEIYQDDAAYDAHTQTAHFRDSRPLVEPLIVEQVCFEGDVVACNPQR
- a CDS encoding DUF748 domain-containing protein — protein: MPKGLTRALGALLALVALYSLLGFLILPGVALRIANQQLAQYATVPAHLQRIELNPFSLELTLWGLQIGEPGKEQVGFERLYANLSLDSLWTKALRLDAVELDKPRTELLFAKDGSLNLAQLFKLPPSEPKADEPPSDPFPVRIASIKLNEGYLHFEDLRPSEPIEFLYDSMNLELKNLSTLPDDNADMTLVANGPAGGRIDWSGTLSLTPIASEGTLKISDGKMKLFWPYVRDAVPLVLEDGMVSLDTHYKLNLAKETELLLDNTSVRVAPFAIKAPDGRPLARLASLEVSETSIDLAKQLVTVGKIRSEKLETWAALEKDGQLDWQKLFASQPDKATPKEKAEPATAEPSDQEKAAATPSKPWQVLLKDVQARNYMVHLADRSQKEPVALDVGPLNLDLQNFDSLNQSPFTLKLDTGVGKQGKLQAAGQVNLAPVTAKLEVATRDIDLRVAQAYISPFIRLELRSGMLSSDLKVDLKSTEPLAFSITGKAQASQLHTLDTIKNRDFVKWQQVNVDGLAYVHGDALSIDKVTLLQPYARFIINEDRTTNVDDLLIPQPADKPAPATSKPAAAGSGKELGIHIGQISINDGSANFADLTLTPNFATAVQQLNGQIGTIDNRKPMPAKVDIKGKVDRYAPVTIKGALNPFDPMASLDIATSFKRVELTTLTPYSGKFAGLRIRKGRLNLDLHYLITNGQLKAENKVVVEQLQLGEKVDSPDAVDLPIRLAVALLKDTEGKISIELPVSGDLNNPQFSVMPIVWQTLRNLVLRAAQAPFKLLGGLVSGGGSQDLGNVSFAAGSSDLTPEVQSSLDKLASALKERPELRLEIEGTAAQSSDGPLIAQQRLEREYQATWYKILQRRGDKVPANASLLVIDDSDKPPMLEGIYRNRLKQQPPAEWEKLGRDERTAKLREAVITSWAQSAVLLRNLGQARASSIKDYLVDKGQLEDDRVYFIDTNLGQAESDGRVVTPMHLDAE